In Serinus canaria isolate serCan28SL12 chromosome 5, serCan2020, whole genome shotgun sequence, the following proteins share a genomic window:
- the RAG2 gene encoding V(D)J recombination-activating protein 2 has product MAQSTDRMSLQMVSTVSNSSLLQPGFSLLNFDGHVFLFGQKGWPKRSCPTGVFLLDIKQNELKMKPVFFSKDSCYLPPLRYPALCTLRSDARADEYQYIIHGGKTPNNDLSDKIYFISLVSKTSKKITFQCIEKDLGGDVPEARYGHTINVVHSRGKSMSVLFGGRSYTPLAQRTTETWNSVVDCLPSVFLIDFEFGCCTSYMLPELQDGLSFHVSIAREDTIYILGGHSLQNNTRPPSLYKLKIDLPLGSPAVTCTILPGGISVSSAIVTQISDNEFVLVGGYLSDNQKRLACNTILLEDTKIEIVESVGPEWTPDIKHCRMWFGCDMGKGSVLLGIPGANKQIIPDANYFYILRCKGAEEDKEEELITQTCSQTSSEDPGDSTPFEDSEEFYFSAEANSFDADGADTYNEDDEEDESETGYWITCCAGCNIDINTWVPFYSTELNKPAMILCSSGAGHWVHAQCMDLSETMLLHLSEANVKYFCNKHIDLNKGLQTPQKVMCLKKPPMKPLRKKKTMKLSTSAKKSFLRRLFE; this is encoded by the coding sequence ATGGCCCAGTCAACAGACAGAATGTCGCTGCAGATGGTATCCACTGTCAGTAACTCATCCTTGCTTCAGCCAGGCTTCTCTCTCCTGAATTTTGATGggcatgttttcctttttggtcAAAAAGGATGGCCAAAGAGATCCTGCCCCACTGGTGTTTTCCTTCTCGATATAAAGCAGAATGAGCTCAAAATGAAACCTGTCTTCTTCTCCAAAGACTCATGTTACCTTCCCCCTCTCCGCTACCCTGCTCTTTGCACACTCAGAAGTGATGCAAGGGCTGATGAGTACCAGTATATCATCCATGGTGGCAAAACACCTAACAATGACCTTTCTGACAAGATTTACTTTATAAGTTTGGTAAGCAAAACTAGCAAGAAAATTACGTTCCAATGCATTGAGAAAGACCTGGGTGGAGATGTGCCTGAAGCTAGATATGGGCATACAATTAACGTAGTTCACAGCCGAGGAAAAAGCATGAGTGTTCTCTTTGGAGGGAGGTCATATACTCCTCTTGCACAGAGAACCACTGAAACATGGAACAGTGTAGTCGACTGTTTGCCATCTGTGTTTCTCATTGATTTTGAGTTTGGATGCTGTACATCATACATGCTTCCAGAGCTTCAAGATGGACTTTCTTTCCATGTTTCAATTGCCAGAGAGGATACAATCTACATCTTGGGAGGCCACTCACTTCAAAATAACACCAGGCCCCCCAGCTTGTACAAGCTAAAAATTGATctgcccctgggcagcccgGCTGTGACCTGCACCATCCTGCCAGGGGGGATATCAGTGTCAAGTGCTATAGTGACCCAGATCAGTGACAATGAATTTGTCCTTGTTGGTGGCTACCTCTCAGACAACCAGAAACGGCTGGCATGTAACACCATACTTCTGGAAGATACTAAGATAGAGATTGTTGAAAGTGTGGGTCCAGAGTGGACACCAGATATTAAACACTGCAGGATGTGGTTTGGCTGTGATATGGGTAAAGGGTCTGTTTTGCTAGGCATTCCAGGGGCCAACAAACAAATAATCCCAGATGCAAACTACTTCTACATTTTGAGATGCAAAGGAGCAGAAGAGGACAAGGAAGAAGAACTGATAACGCAGACTTGCAGTCAGACATCAAGTGAAGACCCTGGAGACTCCACTCCATTTGAAGATTCGGAGGAGTTTTATTTTAGTGCTGAAGCCAATAGCTTTGATGCTGATGGTGCTGATACTTACaatgaagatgatgaagaagaTGAATCAGAAACAGGCTACTGGATCACCTGCTGTGCCGGTTGCAATATTGACATCAACACCTGGGTCCCTTTCTATTCGACAGAGCTCAACAAGCCTGCAATGATCCTGTGCTCCAGTGGGGCTGGCCACTGGGTCCACGCACAGTGTATGGATCTCTCAGAGACCATGCTTCTACATCTCTCAGAAGCAAATGTCAAGTATTTCTGCAACAAGCACATTGACCTTAATAAAGGGCTACAAACTCCCCAAAAGGTGATGTGCCTGAAAAAGCCACCCATGAAGCCATTGCgcaaaaagaaaaccatgaaGTTATCAACGTCAGCGAAAAAGTCCTTTCTTCGGAGACTCTTTGAATAG
- the RAG1 gene encoding V(D)J recombination-activating protein 1, with translation MSVASQMDLPEELQHTYTKFSEWKFKLFKLRSFEKTASDDSQHIHKDQAEEAVSSNQEIILHEDEAVPRAEEMELMGNRLGLEEDTHAMKTQDNRAHQNNLKQLCRICGVSFKTDCSKRTYPVHGPVDDETLWLLRKKEKTATSWPDLIAKVFKIDVRGDIDTIHPTQFCHNCWSIIQRKFSNTLCEVYFPRNSTMEWQPHSPSCDVCHTSRRGVKRKSQPPSVQRGKRVKTTGERAQLNRGVKNQQLKQAQIKNKNLMKEIVNCKDIHLSTKLLVVDYPVDFIKSISCQICDHILADPVETTCRHLFCRTCILKCIRVMGSYCPSCWYPCFPTDLVIPVKSFLNILDNLSIRCPVKECDEEISHGKYGQHLSGHKEMKEGELYSYINKGGRPRQHLLSLTRRAQKHRLRELKRQVKAFAEKEEGGDIKAVCMTLFLLALRAKNEHKQADELEAIMQGKGSGLHPAVCLAIRINTFLSCSQYHKMYRTVKAVTGRQIFQPLHALRTAEKALLPGYHPFEWKPPLKNVSTNTEVGIIDGLSGLPLSIDDYPVDTIAKRFRYDAALVCALKDMEEEILEGMKAKNLDDYLNGPFTVVVKESCDGMGDVSEKHGSGPAVPEKAVRFSFTVMNISIAHGNESKRIFEEVKPNSELCCKPLCLMLADESDHETLTAILSPLIAEREAMKNSELLLEIGGILRTFRFIFRGTGYDEKLLREVEGLEASGSTYICTLCDATRLEASQNLVFHSITRSHAENLERYEIWRSNPYHESVDELRDRVKGVSAKPFIETVPSIDALHCDIGNATEFYRIFQMEIGELYKNPDVSKEERKRWQLTLDKHLRKKMNLKPMLKMSGNFARKLMSKETVEAVCELIKCEERHEALKELMDLYLKMKPVWRSSCPAKECPELLCQYSYNSQRFAELLSTKFKYRYEGKITNYFHKTLAHVPEIIERDGSIGAWASEGNESGNKLFRRFRKMNARQSKVYEMEDVLKHHWLYTSKYLQKFMNAHKTLKSQNFTIDSGGSLDDSLPLEVLENNDSAEL, from the coding sequence ATGTCAGTAGCATCACAAATGGACCTACCTGAAGAACTTCAACATACATATACAAAATTTTCTGAATGGAAATTCAAGCTCTTTAAATTGCGATCATTTGAAAAAACGGCCTCTGATGACAGCCAGCACATACACAAAGATCAGGCAGAAGAGGCTGTTTCTTCAAACCAAGAAATCATCCTGCATGAAGATGAAGCAGTGCCAAGAGCAGAAGAGATGGAGTTAATGGGCAATAGGCTGGGACTTGAGGAAGATACCCATGCCATGAAAACACAGGACAACAGAGCTCATCAGAACAATCTGAAGCAACTCTGCCGCATCTGTGGGGTTTCATTTAAAACTGATTGTTCCAAGAGAACTTACCCTGTGCACGGGCCAGTGGATGATGAAACTCTGTGGcttctgagaaagaaagaaaaaacagcaacCTCTTGGCCAGATCTTATTGCTAAGGTTTTCAAGATTGATGTGCGAGGGGACATCGACACTATCCATCCCACTCAATTTTGTCACAACTGTTGGAGTATTATACAGAGAAAATTCAGTAATACTCTGTGTGAAGTGTATTTTCCTAGGAACAGCACAATGGAGTGGCAACCCCATTCCCCAAGCTGTGATGTCTGCCATACTTCCAGACGAGGAGTCAAGAGAAAAAGCCAGCCCCCAAGTGTGCAGCGTGGCAAACGTGTCAAAACCACTGGGGAACGCGCTCAGCTAAACAGAGGTGTAAAGAACCAACAACTCAAGCAAGCACagataaagaacaaaaatttaatGAAAGAGATTGTCAATTGCAAGGATATACATCTCAGCACCAAGCTGCTTGTAGTTGATTACCCAGTAGATTTCATTAAATCCATTTCTTGCCAGATTTGTGATCACATTTTGGCAGATCCAGTGGAAACAACATGCAGACACTTGTTTTGCAGAACTTGCATCCTTAAATGTATCAGGGTTATGGGCAGCTATTGCCCCTCCTGCTGGTATCCTTGCTTTCCTACTGATCTGGTAATCCCAGTGAAATCCTTCCTGAACATCCTCGATAACCTGAGTATAAGATGCCCTGTAAAGGAATGTGATGAAGAGATCTCGCATGGAAAATACGGCCAACACCTCTCTGGCCACAAGGAGATGAAAGAAGGAGAGCTCTATAGCTACATCAATAAAGGTGGCCGACCGAGGCAGCACCTCCTGTCTTTGACGAGGAGAGCTCAGAAACATCGTCTGAGGGAGCTGAAACGTCAAGTCAAGGCTTTTGCTGAGAAAGAAGAGGGCGGTGATATAAAGGCTGTATGCATGACTTTGTTCCTGCTAGCTCTGAGAGcaaaaaatgaacacaaacaAGCAGATGAACTGGAGGCTATAATGCAAGGGAAGGGATCTGGACTTcatcctgctgtctgtctgGCCATCCGAATCAACACGTTTCTCAGCTGTAGTCAGTATCATAAAATGTATAGAACAGTAAAAGCTGTCACTGGGAGGCAGATCTTCCAGCCTTTGCATGCTCTTCGCACTGCTGAGAAAGCCCTCCTACCAGGTTATCACCCATTTGAGTGGAAACCTCCCCTGAAAAATGTATCCACTAACACAGAAGTGGGAATTATAGATGGACTATCAGGACTGCCACTCTCAATTGATGATTACCCAGTAGACACAATAGCAAAGAGATTCCGATACGATGCAGCCTTGGTTTGTGCCTTAAAGGACATGGAGGAGGAGATCCTGGAAGGCATGAAAGCAAAAAACCTGGATGACTATTTGAATGGCCCCTTCACTGTGGTAGTGAAAGAGTCCTGTGATGGAATGGGAGATGTCAGTGAGAAGCATGGAAGTGGGCCTGCTGTCCCAGAGAAGGCTGTTCGCTTTTCCTTCACAGTGATGAACATTTCTATAGCACATGGCAATGAAAGCAAGAGGATCTTTGAGGAAGTAAAGCCCAATTCAGAGTTGTGCTGTAAGCCCTTGTGCCTTATGCTGGCTGATGAATCGGATCATGAAACTCTGACAGCAATCCTGAGCCCCCTCATAGCAGAAAGAGAGGCTATGAAAAACAGTGAACTGCTGCTTGAAATTGGAGGCATCCTGAGAACATTTAGATTCATCTTTAGGGGTACAGGATATGATGAGAAACTTTTGCGGGAAGTAGAAGGGCTGGAGGCCTCGGGTTCCACTTATATTTGTACCTTGTGTGATGCAACCCGCTTGGAGGCATCCCAGAATCTGGTCTTCCACTCCATAACCAGGAGCCATGCTGAAAATCTGGAGCGATATGAAATATGGAGGTCCAACCCATATCACGAGTCTGTTGATGAGCTCCGTGACAGAGTGAAGGGCGTTTCAGCCAAACCTTTTATTGAGACTGTTCCCTCCATAGATGCATTGCACTGCGACATTGGCAATGCAACAGAATTCTACAGGATTTTCCAGATGGAGATTGGTGAACTTTACAAGAATCCTGATGTGTctaaagaggagaggaagaggtgGCAGTTGACTCTTGACAAACACCTCAGGAAGAAGATGAACTTGAAGCCAATGCTGAAGATGAGTGGAAATTTTGCTAGAAAGCTCATGTCCAAAGAGACTGTAGAGGCAGTATGTGAATTAATTAAATGTGAGGAAAGGCATGAAGCCCTAAAAGAACTAATGGACCTTTATCTGAAGATGAAGCCAGTGTGGCGATCCTCATGCCCTGCCAAGGAGTGCCCAGAACTGCTGTGCCAGTATAGCTACAACTCACAGCGTTTTGCAGAGCTCTTATCTACAAAGTTCAAGTACAGATATGAGGGCAAGATTACAAATTATTTCCACAAAACACTTGCTCATGTTCCTGAAATCATTGAAAGAGATGGGTCCATTGGGGCCTGGGCAAGCGAAGGAAATGAGTCTGGAAACAAACTGTTTAGGAGGTTCCGAAAAATGAATGCCAGGCAGTCCAAGGTCTATGAGATGGAGGATGTCTTGAAGCACCACTGGCTATATACCTCCAAGTACCTCCAGAAGTTCATGAATGCtcataaaacattaaaaagccAGAACTTCACCATTGATTCAGGGGGTAGTTTAGATGACTCCTTGCCACTGGAGGTCTTGGAAAACAATGATTCAGCAGAACTCTAA